A genomic region of Microthrixaceae bacterium contains the following coding sequences:
- a CDS encoding CotH kinase family protein yields the protein MSTKSSLMGMTTNRDWILLANFYDPSHLRTELAFDLSRQTDLSFTPTYRYVEVILNGRYDGLYMLGEQVEVDSGRVELDEMGPTDNSGEALTGGYMLEFDFRLDTAVEPGFVSGEGVKVAIKEPDPPAHEQAAYIRSYFNAFEAATLSPTFADPVTGFRSYLDVDAFIDWYIIAELTRQQDAAWASTFLTKPRNGKLTFGPVWDFDLSMGTKNEHSPGWPATGWWINLPVFGKWIPRLFEDPALRAQTAARFAELRPALETVVAQIPETAEPISTARLMDAGRWKRTVTSNDKDAFLVNWLTDRINWMSGRLG from the coding sequence CTGTCGACGAAATCGAGCCTGATGGGGATGACCACCAACCGGGATTGGATCCTGTTGGCCAACTTCTACGACCCCAGTCACCTGCGCACCGAGTTGGCATTCGACCTGAGTCGACAGACCGACCTTTCATTCACCCCGACGTACCGCTACGTAGAAGTCATCTTGAACGGCCGCTATGACGGCCTCTACATGCTCGGCGAGCAGGTGGAGGTCGACTCCGGTCGCGTTGAACTCGACGAGATGGGTCCGACGGACAACTCCGGCGAGGCGCTGACCGGGGGCTACATGTTGGAATTCGACTTCCGCCTCGATACCGCGGTTGAGCCCGGCTTCGTGTCGGGAGAGGGCGTCAAGGTTGCGATCAAGGAGCCGGACCCACCCGCCCACGAACAGGCCGCGTACATCCGCTCCTACTTCAATGCGTTCGAGGCCGCGACCCTCAGCCCGACGTTCGCCGATCCCGTCACCGGCTTTCGCTCCTACCTCGACGTCGACGCCTTCATCGACTGGTACATCATCGCCGAGCTGACCCGACAGCAGGATGCGGCGTGGGCCAGCACGTTTTTGACCAAACCCAGGAACGGGAAGCTCACGTTCGGACCCGTCTGGGACTTCGATTTGTCCATGGGCACAAAGAACGAGCACTCGCCCGGCTGGCCAGCGACCGGTTGGTGGATCAACCTGCCGGTCTTCGGCAAGTGGATCCCGCGCCTGTTCGAGGATCCGGCGCTGCGCGCACAGACCGCCGCTCGCTTCGCCGAACTCCGGCCAGCACTCGAAACCGTCGTCGCGCAGATTCCAGAAACGGCCGAGCCGATTTCCACCGCACGCCTCATGGACGCCGGCAGATGGAAGCGCACCGTCACCTCGAACGATAAGGACGCGTTCCTCGTGAATTGGTTGACCGACAGGATCAACTGGATGAGCGGCCGACTCGGCTGA
- a CDS encoding CopD family protein — protein sequence MKYSCRSGVLEMASYYIALSLHILGATIWAGGHLVLAVAVLPDALRQQRASIVTEFESRFERIGLPSLALQILTGLWLAEHLLGGPGNWFAGDAVARTVQVKLALLAITVGLAVHARFRVIPNLSDDTLPTLAWHIRVVTIAAVLFVLAGASIRFGGYPVFDR from the coding sequence TTGAAATATTCGTGCCGATCGGGGGTTCTCGAAATGGCCAGCTACTACATCGCGTTGAGTCTGCATATTCTCGGTGCGACGATCTGGGCCGGCGGGCATCTGGTGCTTGCCGTGGCCGTCCTTCCGGATGCGCTCCGCCAGCAGCGCGCATCGATCGTCACCGAGTTCGAAAGCCGCTTCGAGCGCATCGGGCTGCCCTCGTTGGCGCTGCAGATTCTCACCGGACTCTGGCTTGCCGAGCATCTGCTCGGAGGTCCGGGGAACTGGTTCGCCGGCGACGCGGTCGCACGTACGGTGCAAGTCAAGCTCGCGTTGCTCGCCATCACCGTCGGGTTGGCCGTTCACGCCCGGTTCCGGGTCATCCCAAATCTCAGCGACGACACCCTGCCGACCCTGGCCTGGCACATTCGCGTCGTCACGATCGCTGCGGTGCTGTTCGTCCTCGCCGGTGCGAGCATCCGCTTCGGCGGCTATCCGGTCTTCGATCGCTGA
- a CDS encoding TraM recognition domain-containing protein, whose product MTLANRVEPVPVDGEADDDVGDPFELVAAATIRGQRPGRLVYPLVELGGGADRRPVELDSSTLDRLHSATPTMARIAVNREQAAVVCDIADFYTEATTTIAATHMLQLHAEALRAAGATPWFDEAATASFAARVSPSDRSPRARSRARRLANDVIAAAGIPSSARSPTGDYAIGWMSDGPGAFGSESGLALANGNNLAWVRLVESDGISFVRVHGTFGTIPGAADSRPLRRHIDLLNSEVEVVRVATVPAPRGKRRYLIAVCDVPVSQFSPRMLEHMVWAVATLLDWGVDDALDSGLVVPDGAGADPISVDFVRPERWLKHQVAPRLVKRSSNERTADHRLAIDDGGDVAAAPEAVPDAAPPRPRGTSLSPNSTTWREVAAPHLEMLIRRDDVSLLKSNDDVTANDLSVNDLAAAALRLLIAGPAAFGRLTSLASQAGPEAIVGHVDEVVISSAIAEQHRLRALSDAVGAWGRDQPHQVRQQMGSALQPMLGVRHPGFEATIDTALGLDDAAPSERLKTIAVHLGSLDVDDASYPLQLVDLAIDSISSGTLMARTAYSASSDRAPLAAVLATAAALHQCSLEPDVIRAIQYLAQPLRAADLLQLRSGDRIGPIVKRRGRHVMAHRRDGFTVFIGPPGCGKSSTLNTVLSGYTGPVVATTTKTGEWEQSYVTIRAERGPICLFDPANKVADPHPSARRIRFDVVQLCTSYAEARRIAWQIAEGTDRNSLTAADFWISYAQSLLGPLLFAANLDSGGIADVLSWNVADRLDRPIEILTDHGHEPEAAQVRAIVETDSRTRDSVLATVTALLAPFSTGDAARLATHGHRFDPFADWIEPNGTVLLCLDPTDTAQLGLLIEIFLSWLIRARTTLADNGWSGPSCLLGGDEIAHVCALSTLPRLIGEGPGRGVSAIVCLQDLSQAHARWGASGDLFLTATGNRVLFPGVASTALLNWVTPLLGRGTSRPAGFVNRNRSGFDLDDDHEPSDVENVGQVIHPGRNAAVLITPDSSVYSAQQARAQDDPLYCQAIAESQATLISWSILPPAPDEREPPAGSDT is encoded by the coding sequence GTGACACTCGCAAATCGGGTCGAGCCCGTCCCGGTCGATGGCGAGGCCGACGACGACGTCGGCGACCCCTTCGAACTCGTTGCGGCGGCAACCATCCGAGGCCAACGCCCCGGGCGCCTGGTCTATCCGCTCGTCGAACTGGGTGGTGGCGCTGACCGCCGACCGGTCGAGTTGGACTCCAGCACGCTCGATCGACTCCATTCGGCGACGCCGACCATGGCGCGAATCGCCGTCAATCGGGAACAGGCGGCCGTCGTTTGCGACATCGCCGACTTCTATACCGAAGCCACGACGACGATCGCTGCGACCCACATGTTGCAGTTGCACGCCGAGGCGCTGCGGGCCGCGGGGGCGACCCCGTGGTTCGATGAAGCCGCCACGGCGTCGTTCGCGGCGAGGGTCTCGCCGAGCGATCGTTCCCCACGGGCCCGGTCCCGTGCCCGAAGGTTGGCCAACGACGTCATCGCCGCAGCCGGTATTCCCAGCTCAGCCCGATCGCCGACCGGCGACTACGCGATCGGCTGGATGTCGGACGGTCCGGGGGCCTTCGGTTCCGAATCGGGACTCGCGCTCGCCAACGGGAACAACCTCGCTTGGGTGCGACTCGTCGAATCGGATGGAATCAGCTTCGTACGGGTCCACGGCACCTTCGGCACGATCCCAGGAGCGGCCGATTCCCGGCCGCTGCGGCGCCATATCGACCTGTTGAATTCCGAGGTTGAGGTCGTGCGTGTCGCTACCGTTCCAGCGCCACGGGGTAAGCGCCGGTATCTCATCGCCGTGTGCGACGTGCCCGTGTCGCAATTCTCCCCGCGCATGCTCGAACACATGGTGTGGGCCGTAGCGACACTGCTCGACTGGGGGGTCGACGATGCCCTCGACTCCGGACTTGTCGTACCGGACGGAGCCGGCGCGGATCCGATATCGGTCGATTTCGTGCGACCCGAACGGTGGCTGAAGCACCAGGTCGCCCCGCGTCTGGTGAAGCGATCCTCGAACGAGCGAACTGCCGATCACCGCCTCGCGATCGACGACGGCGGAGACGTCGCCGCCGCGCCGGAGGCTGTCCCGGACGCCGCGCCCCCTCGCCCACGCGGCACGTCGCTCAGCCCCAACTCGACGACGTGGCGCGAGGTGGCCGCACCTCACCTGGAGATGCTGATTCGCCGTGACGACGTTTCGCTGCTCAAGTCGAACGACGACGTCACAGCGAACGACCTCTCCGTCAACGACCTCGCGGCCGCGGCGTTGCGTCTGCTGATCGCCGGGCCCGCCGCGTTCGGACGGCTCACGTCGCTGGCCTCGCAGGCGGGACCCGAGGCCATCGTTGGCCACGTCGATGAGGTGGTGATCAGCTCGGCGATCGCCGAACAGCATCGACTCCGAGCGTTGTCCGACGCCGTCGGGGCCTGGGGCCGAGACCAACCGCATCAGGTACGCCAACAGATGGGCTCGGCGTTGCAGCCGATGTTGGGAGTTCGCCATCCCGGGTTCGAAGCAACGATCGACACTGCGCTCGGTCTGGACGATGCGGCACCGTCCGAGCGTCTCAAGACGATCGCGGTGCATCTCGGCTCGCTTGATGTCGACGACGCGAGCTATCCGCTTCAACTGGTCGATCTGGCGATCGACTCGATCTCATCCGGAACGCTGATGGCGCGCACTGCCTACTCTGCGAGCTCCGACCGCGCACCCCTGGCAGCGGTGCTGGCGACCGCGGCGGCGCTGCACCAGTGCTCGCTCGAACCCGACGTGATCCGTGCAATTCAGTACCTCGCTCAGCCGCTGCGGGCAGCGGACCTGCTGCAACTTCGAAGCGGCGACCGGATCGGGCCGATCGTGAAACGGCGAGGCCGACACGTGATGGCGCACCGCCGCGACGGCTTCACGGTATTCATCGGACCGCCGGGATGCGGCAAGTCGAGCACGCTCAACACGGTCCTGTCCGGATACACCGGCCCCGTCGTGGCGACGACAACGAAGACGGGTGAGTGGGAGCAGTCCTATGTGACCATCCGGGCCGAGCGAGGTCCGATCTGTCTCTTCGACCCGGCCAACAAGGTCGCCGATCCACACCCATCGGCCCGTCGCATCCGCTTCGACGTCGTGCAGTTGTGCACCTCCTATGCCGAGGCGAGGCGAATCGCCTGGCAAATCGCCGAAGGCACCGACCGGAACTCGTTGACGGCCGCCGACTTCTGGATCTCCTACGCCCAGAGCCTGCTCGGGCCGCTGTTGTTCGCCGCGAATCTCGACTCTGGCGGCATCGCCGATGTGCTGTCGTGGAACGTCGCCGATCGGCTCGACCGACCGATCGAAATCCTCACCGATCACGGTCACGAACCGGAGGCTGCGCAGGTGCGTGCGATCGTCGAGACCGATTCGCGAACCCGCGACAGCGTGCTGGCAACCGTCACGGCGCTCCTCGCTCCATTCTCGACCGGCGACGCGGCACGCCTGGCGACGCACGGGCACCGGTTCGATCCGTTCGCCGACTGGATCGAACCCAACGGCACGGTGCTGTTGTGCCTCGACCCCACCGACACCGCGCAGCTCGGGCTGCTGATCGAGATCTTCCTCAGCTGGCTGATCCGTGCACGAACCACACTCGCCGACAACGGCTGGAGCGGACCGTCGTGTCTGCTCGGTGGCGACGAGATCGCCCACGTGTGTGCGCTCAGCACCCTGCCGCGTCTCATCGGCGAGGGGCCGGGCCGCGGCGTGTCGGCCATCGTGTGTCTCCAGGATTTGAGTCAGGCGCACGCACGTTGGGGTGCGTCGGGAGATCTGTTTCTCACCGCAACCGGCAACCGCGTGTTGTTTCCCGGCGTCGCCAGCACGGCGCTGCTCAACTGGGTGACCCCGCTGCTGGGGCGCGGCACGTCGAGGCCTGCGGGCTTCGTCAACCGGAACCGTTCAGGTTTCGATCTCGACGACGATCACGAGCCGAGCGACGTCGAAAACGTCGGACAGGTCATTCATCCCGGCCGGAACGCAGCGGTGCTGATCACCCCCGACTCGTCGGTGTATTCCGCACAACAGGCCCGGGCCCAAGACGACCCGTTGTACTGCCAGGCCATTGCCGAATCGCAGGCCACGTTGATCTCGTGGAGCATCCTCCCGCCGGCGCCAGACGAACGCGAACCTCCTGCCGGAAGCGACACGTGA
- a CDS encoding MarR family transcriptional regulator yields the protein MTNRNSRDDGLRDEEYRALARFRHALRTFESFSSNAAKTLGLSPAQHQLLLAIRGHEAPPPSISDIAERLLIRVHSATELVARADANGLVRRLTDPADGRRIILELTDQGERVLAALSVVHRDELRRFRQEMNDVLGELEPASGI from the coding sequence ATGACCAATCGCAACTCGCGCGACGATGGCCTGCGCGACGAGGAGTACCGGGCGTTGGCGCGGTTTCGCCATGCGCTTCGCACCTTCGAATCGTTCTCGAGCAATGCCGCGAAGACCCTCGGGCTTTCGCCGGCACAACACCAGTTGCTGCTCGCCATTCGCGGCCATGAGGCCCCACCCCCGTCGATCTCCGATATCGCCGAACGCCTGCTCATCCGGGTTCACTCGGCGACCGAGCTCGTGGCCCGGGCCGATGCGAACGGGCTCGTGCGCCGTCTCACCGACCCCGCCGATGGGCGACGCATCATTCTCGAACTCACCGACCAGGGCGAGCGGGTGCTCGCGGCGCTGTCGGTGGTGCATCGCGACGAACTGCGCCGGTTCCGCCAGGAGATGAACGACGTGCTCGGAGAGCTCGAACCGGCCAGCGGCATCTGA
- a CDS encoding chloride channel protein, with amino-acid sequence MLSTVRFSHPAREVILGVFTRRRLAGLVVAAGLVGGLIGAAYLFVLELVSERLLPEHWSAAGHLGVMIVVGVVVTGLIRLLGPPSDVELLVDNIHVSGGAEGVRSLRSLIPVSLICVGAGGPLGPEAPLVTATGTMASWMGGRAGLDREPLRVLSITGMAAGFTVLFGAPLGAAVFALEILHRRGLEYYEALLPASVGSLSGYAVSIVLSGAGLEPIWSFPSPERLVSGDLAIAVAAGVVGALIGYLFTYLTVAMRRLAAWVAPGARPVVGAVVLSGLAALSPYALTNGEVQMQHLSATTVTVGALLVGAAAKLVASAVAMATGWRGGFIIPLFFVGFCLGRALDGHLPFGNSWVLVAALMVAANVAVTKTPIGSTLVVTEMAGMVLLPTVLIAAIVALLLSSPVSLIESQQRRFDPSKPGEGDT; translated from the coding sequence GTGCTAAGTACCGTACGATTCAGTCATCCGGCCCGCGAGGTCATCCTCGGGGTCTTCACCCGTCGACGACTCGCCGGGCTCGTCGTGGCGGCAGGCCTCGTTGGTGGACTCATCGGAGCCGCCTACCTCTTCGTGCTCGAGCTGGTCTCCGAACGGCTGTTGCCCGAGCACTGGAGCGCGGCCGGGCACCTGGGCGTGATGATCGTCGTCGGCGTGGTGGTGACGGGGTTGATTCGGCTGCTCGGTCCGCCGAGCGACGTCGAACTACTGGTCGACAACATCCACGTTTCGGGAGGCGCCGAAGGAGTGCGAAGCCTCCGATCGCTCATCCCCGTGTCGTTGATCTGCGTCGGAGCAGGCGGTCCGCTTGGCCCAGAAGCACCACTGGTCACCGCGACCGGAACGATGGCGTCCTGGATGGGTGGCCGGGCGGGGCTCGATCGGGAGCCGTTGCGCGTGTTGTCCATCACCGGCATGGCGGCCGGGTTCACGGTGCTGTTCGGCGCTCCACTCGGTGCGGCCGTATTCGCCCTCGAGATCCTGCATCGTCGCGGCCTGGAGTATTACGAGGCGCTCTTGCCGGCCTCGGTTGGGTCGTTGTCGGGCTATGCCGTGTCGATCGTGTTGTCGGGGGCCGGCCTCGAACCGATCTGGTCATTTCCCAGCCCCGAGCGACTCGTGTCGGGCGACCTGGCCATCGCGGTCGCTGCCGGCGTCGTCGGAGCGCTCATCGGGTACCTGTTCACCTACCTGACGGTGGCGATGCGGCGATTGGCGGCGTGGGTGGCGCCGGGAGCGCGTCCCGTGGTGGGTGCCGTGGTGTTGTCCGGGCTGGCGGCACTGTCGCCGTATGCGCTCACCAACGGCGAGGTCCAGATGCAACACCTCAGCGCCACGACCGTCACCGTCGGGGCGCTACTGGTGGGGGCGGCGGCGAAGCTCGTGGCGAGCGCGGTTGCGATGGCCACCGGATGGCGTGGCGGGTTCATCATCCCGCTGTTCTTCGTCGGGTTCTGTTTGGGACGTGCGCTCGATGGCCACCTTCCGTTCGGAAACTCCTGGGTCCTCGTGGCGGCGCTGATGGTGGCCGCCAACGTCGCCGTCACGAAGACGCCCATCGGCTCGACCCTCGTGGTCACCGAGATGGCCGGCATGGTGCTGTTGCCGACCGTACTGATCGCAGCGATCGTGGCGCTGTTGTTGTCCTCGCCGGTTTCACTGATTGAATCTCAGCAGCGACGCTTCGATCCGTCGAAGCCGGGGGAGGGCGACACATGA